The Spirochaetota bacterium genome contains the following window.
ATAGGATTGTGAATAACGCTCCAACATTCGATATTGTATGGAAGAATAAATTGAAAAGCCTGTTGAGCAATAGACCGATATGCCTATATAATTATGATTTTGATATAAGATTAATCCGACAATCCTTATCAAAATATGGAATTGAATTAGGGAAGATAGGGGAAGTAATATGTGTCATGAGGTTGTATGCTAAGTATAAGGGAACATGGGATGACCACTATGGGCATTTCAAATGGTATAAACTTAGAGATGCGGCTAGACAAAGCAGATTATCTTTACCTAAAGCCATTCATCGAGCATTAGCGGATGCTGAATTAACTCGAAAATTGCTAATGCATATTGCATCACAAGAATGATTCATGAAATATCATTAGAGAACCTACCAAGTATCTATTATTATTTTTTTTTAATGGATTTGTTATTTAAGTAGATGAGGACTACAATATGAGTTATTCATCGGGTCATTTCAAAGCATAAACTTTTGCCTAGTCATAACTGTAAGCTTAAGATGTTAGGATTTCTTAATTTGTTTATAGGGAGAGAGGATGGGTCTAAACTGTGGAATAATAGGCCTGCCGAATGCAGGTAAAACGACTATATTTAATGCCTTATCTGGAGGCAATGCACAGATTGCAAATTATCCCTTTTGTACAATAGAGCCGAATAGGGGAGTAGTCCCCGTGCCAGATGAGAGATTAACGAGGATTGGGGAATTGCTTAATAAGGAGAATTCTATCCCAAATAGAATCGAATTCGTGGATGTGGCAGGTTTAGTCAAGGGGGCGTCAAAGGGAGAGGGCTTAGGAAATAGGTTCCTGGGCCACGTTAGGGATGTAGATGCAATTATTCATGTCATCAGATGCTTTAAGAGTCAGGATGTTGTTCATGTAGGTGGACAGATCGATCCCATTAGGGATGTTGAACTTATCAATACTGAGCTTATCCTTTCCGATATTGAAATTTTGGAAAGAGCTAAAGAGAAGCTCCTTAAGACTGCTAGATCCGGAGACAAGAGGTCAAAGGCTGATGTCGAGACTCTGCAGGGATTTTTAGATCATCTCGATAATGGCAAACTGCTAAATACCCTACATATAAATAGTGATGAGATTGATTTGATCAATAATTACGGATTGATCACTTCAAAGCCTATCCTGTATCTGGCTAATGTGGATGAGGTTAGTACAGAGGATGATGAATTAAAAAAGGTGCGGGAATATGCGGAGAGGAATGGATCGGAATCCCTTTCAATAATGGGAAAACTTGAGGAAGAGATATCTCAACTGCCTGAATGTGAGAAAGAGGACTATCTCAAAGCTCTTGGATTAGAAGAGTCAGGCCTTGATAGGTTGATCAAGTCATCCTTAAGATTACTTCGTCTAATTACATTTTATACAGCAGAGACGGACCTTCAGGCATGGACAATTTTGGATGGAACGGATGCCATAAGGGCGGCGGGCAAAATCCATACCGACTTTATAAAGGGTTTTATCCGAGCTGAGGTTTTCAGCTTTAATGATCTCGTTAATGCCGGCACGTTGCAGAGAATAAAGGATATGGGTCTACTTCGTTCAGAAGGGAGGGATTATCCTGTGAAGGATGGTGATATAATCCGTTTTTTATTTAACCTTTAGAATATTTACTTTTTCATATAATCGAGTGTTTTTCCATTTAACACTCGATGGCTGCAATACTACTCTCATTGCGCTACACTCAGAATCATGCGCTATATATCATAAATAAATCCTATAAAGGTAATCTGGCCTTTTAGCTTAGTTAAAGGACGTGAAAAACTTTCTTGAAGATTATCACAATTTCCTATAGGATTCATTATTATATTCCAATCATTTGTCAATATTCATCATGGAAGAGCTTAATGCCAGGTACCATTTTCATCGCTTTATAGAAAATTTATAGGCTGGGCTTCTTGCTCAAATGAGAATATGACAGCTATTAGACGAGGTTTTATAGAAGTAGAACAATAGTAAAGGTGTTTATCTATGATTAATGAAG
Protein-coding sequences here:
- a CDS encoding 3'-5' exonuclease — translated: MTPQGIFTHYKEPNTTGLGEMMFFELKDRNPVEYAKDIIKRDPIILDTETTGLKSDDEIVEIAAVDIDGDVQINTLIKPVDVIPARAILIHGINNRIVNNAPTFDIVWKNKLKSLLSNRPICLYNYDFDIRLIRQSLSKYGIELGKIGEVICVMRLYAKYKGTWDDHYGHFKWYKLRDAARQSRLSLPKAIHRALADAELTRKLLMHIASQE
- the ychF gene encoding redox-regulated ATPase YchF, translated to MGLNCGIIGLPNAGKTTIFNALSGGNAQIANYPFCTIEPNRGVVPVPDERLTRIGELLNKENSIPNRIEFVDVAGLVKGASKGEGLGNRFLGHVRDVDAIIHVIRCFKSQDVVHVGGQIDPIRDVELINTELILSDIEILERAKEKLLKTARSGDKRSKADVETLQGFLDHLDNGKLLNTLHINSDEIDLINNYGLITSKPILYLANVDEVSTEDDELKKVREYAERNGSESLSIMGKLEEEISQLPECEKEDYLKALGLEESGLDRLIKSSLRLLRLITFYTAETDLQAWTILDGTDAIRAAGKIHTDFIKGFIRAEVFSFNDLVNAGTLQRIKDMGLLRSEGRDYPVKDGDIIRFLFNL